The region CCTTTATGAACAGCTTACATCCTACAAGGTCCCATTACCTACATCCATCTCTGTCCTTTTAGCCTCTAATGACATAACTATATATAActtattgaacatatttataaataataatgatattaaaatttaaatatgtattcctTATCTcacgaaatttaatttatcatgtgtacctatgtaaaatactTATCTTTATTTCTTCCGTCTTAATCCCATGTAATCTTCTCCTGTTGAATTCCGTTTTCCGTATTCCAAATTCCCGTATTTTCTACTGATTTCGTTTCCTTacctttacgcgtctgtggcggatgcgcaagccgcgcgagccagaaaaaaaaaaaaaaaaaaaaaaaaaaaaaaaaaaaagtaatcttATCTTgttattctcaaaaaaaaaaaactccgttATATCTCTATTAGTGCACTGCAAATTATAATTCATTTTATGGCACAGAAACAGAAAAGTGACATTTATAAAATTGATGCCTGGCAATTCTAAAATTCAGCACAGAGCAGAGGGGCTACTAgtaggctactacgaaactcgaaaatcggagttcgtattgtaccctccctttcactcgcgtattaaatgacatatgcgtcagcgggacggcaacatacgaagttcgagttttgcacttcgatCGTAGTATAGAATAGATAGGGGCAGCATATATTATTTCTGGCCTGTCAGTTGAGTTGTCAAATTTCGTTCATTTGATGATGGCATATTTGTTAaacagaaatattttaaaataaatcgtaaatgAATTCATAACGTTATCTACTTAGTAGCGGAAGATTAATCAAAAATGGCTACACTAATCCAATCATATGAGCAACAATATTCGGTGCTTACTGCCGACATAACATCTAAAATAGGACGACTAAAGTTAGGCAACGaaggtatgttttgaaaataacaAGTAAAATTCCATTGgtattgtgtttttgtttacaatttgttAAAGGAATATCGCTTCCATGTATTATTGATGTTTCAGACAATCGCGATCAGGTTACTCGGGAAATACAAGCTAATTTTGAAGAAGCAAATGATCTCGTAAGTATTAATAGAAATGCATGTTTTTGCGCATTGTGCATTCTACTTTCTCACAACCTTGCTCTTTGCGGACGATAACCTACTTAACACTATAAATAATACGGTACGACTTTTATTTGCCCAATGATCTTGCACTTTACATCCAAAAGTAGTGGTTTCATTTCTGTCTgctatattttaaacaaaatcttgTACTGCATTGTGTAATATTTAGCCACGGATTCTATCCTATATCAAATTATAAGGAAATCTTCATAATATTGGTGCCGTTACTGTAGAACCTGTAATTGTCAACCTGGTCTGAACAACAGCATTGCATGACGTGATAGTTCATACTCTTATATAATTTGCTGTAAAGCCTCAAGTTATCAAATTGTACAATGATTGTTAGTTCTGGTTCAACAATTATGGATTATACCAAAACTCTATGGATTTgcagtaacaaaaaaggaactttccatacaaattaattgggacatttcgggagactatgttatttaaactcagtatcgttcactctacctgcaaatttttacccaaatcggagtcgcaaatcaaatgtacaaacttttttagaaatgctctaAAATGCTTCTTTCCATGACTCTGAGTTATGCTTAATCTTTTACATTGTGCTTTGGTGAGCTTGCTGATTGCTGGATAATAACAGATTGACAATTATTGTAATCATCTTGATAATTTCAACCCTTGTAACGATTTTATTGTTGCCTTAGTTGGAGCAGTTGGAACTCGAGTCCCGCGGAGGCGCGGCGGGGTCGCGCGTGGCGGCGTACCGCGCCGAGCTTCAGCGCGTGCGAGATGAGTACCGTTCTATTGCCAGCAGCGCAGGAGTCTGTAAGTCACTTctactgtacagtcgagttcataaacttgtgagcaaacatttgatcaaaaatatctgaacacaactctattgttaacagcgtagaagcgtgttcagatattatttttgatcaaatttttgctcacaagtttatgaactcgactgtacagtcagcatcaatatctgacactgtTCACGGAAtatttagtttagttaaatACGGATAGATGTCACTGGGATCGAATTAGATGGCGCTATCGTTTGGTTGCCTCAGATCCTATAAAAGGaagaagttgttttttgttcaaTATACTTTGCTACGAATGTAAACTGTATGGAGTTTCATTTCATGAACCCTATAGTGGACCTCTTCTTTTTGGATAGTACGGGCATTGTACAGACACAACAAAGTGTATACACACTTTATGCATGTTGtatgatacaactctatttctagggccggtagaatGTGACATATTATGGCATGCTCCACTAAAGCTAAAATTTTAAGCCCTCAAATAAAATTCTGGTCTGAATCAAAAACTCAAACTCGGTTCGGGTTTTGGACGCAAATActggttttattttagttggatactacaaaatacaaatgttgGCTTTTGAGTCTTGAATTTTTAATAGGTAAGTATGTGTCTGAGAAAAACAAGAGAAATGGAGCATAACAGATTGGTACCCCAGAAATGGTAAACGAAGCAGGGGAAAACAACAAAGGAGATGGGAAGACGAATTAAAACTCACAGTGGGAGAAGAGTTGCTCGCGATAGAGTACAATGGGAGCaactggaggaggcctttgccaggAGATACGCAGAATTAAGAGATATACTATAAGATATGGCGAAACAGAGCAAATTTTATACtttgtcaaataaaaacaaaaccgaTGAATATGGACAAAATATGGCAATAGTAACACAAAGTataaaacaaatcaataaaacCTCTACCACCACTGCCCGTCACCGAGGGAGAAAATGACCACCACCCTCGAGCCCAGAAGCTGGAGGAGGCCCTTGCCATGAGGCAAACTGAATTGCACCTAATAAACAGGCTTCTTATTATTATGTGTCTCAGTTTCTGTATAATGTTTACCACCCATTGCCTGTACCCAcagaacaagctttgcttgttTTGGCATTGGgtcaatttcatatttatttcacCCATATTCCGTAATCAGACACAGATGCTGAAGACAACTTCGAGGACTGGACATCGAACGACCAGCGCCAGAAGCTGCTGGACAATACGGAACGTCTCGAGCGCACCGGCAAGTCGCTGACTGAAGGCTACCGGGTGGTGCTTGAGACAGAGCAGATTGGAGCCGCCGTGCTGCAGGACTTGAGCCTGCAACGGGAGACTATCCAGCGGTCCAGAGGACGGGTGAGTACTTGCAAATATggtttttttagtatacggCTTTTACCTTTGCTGTTTATATTTTCCTAATGTCGGTGTATATAGAGacgctagcttttgcccgcggcttcgcccgcgtggaattcggctatcgcgctctgttccctcgggatctatgcatttttccaggataaaaagtagcctatgtcactctggcccataaactatttccatgccaaaaatcacgtcgatccgtcgctccgtttcgatgtgaaagacggataaacatacaaacacacactttcacatttataatattagtatggattacacaCACTAGAGGAGACTGTTCGGTTTATGTAAAGGTGAGTACTTGCTAATTTATGGTATAGATCTAGTGAATGTTTTTCCACCATATTTTGTTGGATAAGTTCATattgctatctcaactagcttactgaaagtggctaatattataaatgcgaaagtcttgtgtgtgtgtttgtgtatgtgtgagAGCGTGTGTGTTGTCAGGAATTCCCGTTGTGTTTAtcatatcatcaacatacaatCTACTTGTTCGCAGCTGCGCGAGACTGACGAACAACTAAACCGTTCGTCGCGCCTCATGAACTCGATGATAATGCGCTCCCTGCAAGACCGTTTCGTTCTGGTCATGGTGTTCCTAGTGTTAGGAGTCCTGCTGTGCATAGGGCTTTACTTCTATGTCACTTAGCTGCGACATAACTGCAGGGGCATTGTTCCCGGGGCCCCAGTCGGGCTATTCCCAGTTGTTGGCTTTTGTTCGCATTGTGAACTATTGGGTAAAGTCCAGGAAATACGAACTGACCATCTGTATTCTTCAATAAGATCTTTTTGTCAATTACAAACAAAAGCGTGTCGATTTTTGAAGCGAATAGCAACCAATTCATATTTCCTGAACTATAGCTACTACAGTAGCCTTAGTACTTATTACTGCGGGTGCGAAATTCTAATTCGATTTTCGACGTGGTTAGTATAAACTATGGACTACTAGGTTTTTTTCAACTTGTCCACTGTGCGAATAAAGGGGGTGAACAACTGGAACTAAATCCCCAAAGCTGGTAATAGGTCCTTGGTTGGTACAGTCGaatttctgagcaaaaattcagtcaaaaatatctaaattctACGCCCTTAACAACTCGTACATACTCGccttacatactcgtacatattttagatcaaatttttgctcacaaattaAGAACTTGATTGTCCAGGGGCTTTTAGTTTCGTCGTAAATTAAGCTAACATGTAAATGTAAGTTGATATATCTACACTGTTATAAAAGACTATTTATTGGCACAAGTTATATTTGTATATTCTTTTGGGCAAAGGACATATATGCTATAAATTGGCGCTATTCCTTAATATTGTTATAGAGATCATGTGTTATAGaagtatttttaaagttacaaaCCCTTTATACATATAATGATATGTATTCTTTccttttatttagttaattttatgttaaataattGATGTTGATCATCTCATAATATTAAATCCGTCCTAAAAACGACACTTTTTTAGTTACCCAGGTTATGTGAAAACTTGCCATcgacaaataaatatacctacttagcggcacaaaatttggaccactacatacaaaattacctgttactgcatacatagtttgagggccaaattttttgcctctcagtataattataacatgtaattttgatgtttaatttgtaattaaatatgtatCAATTTAGGTATGTTTATACGTTGTCTAGTAcacataatacaagcttttcatACTTCGTAAGTAGgccaattggtgttaattgctctatgctatttatttatcacaGTATGATTAAAAACGAATAATGTTCTTcaatatataggtagagtcattcacgatatcagaggcgtctttacctatagtgcagggtgtgcgttgcacacgggcgcagcggtgttaggggtgccggccgcggcactttgtacctattccattttgaccgcgcacttcctagatggcgctaaagtaataattgcacacgggcgctacatgggctaaagacgccgctgcacgatgacgcgtgccgtggttcttattacaatgtcattaatgtctcatcatcccatcatcccagcctatatacgtcccactgcagggcagatgcctcctctcagaacaagagggcttgggccatagttcccacgcgggcccagcggattgggaacttcacacgcaccattgaattgcttcgcaggcttgtgcaggtttcctcacgatgttttccttcaccgcatagctcgtggtaaatttcaaatgtaattccgcacatgaattacgaaaaactcagaggtgcgagctggggcttgagaggcgataggtcaaaccactaggccaccacggctttcattaatgtctaattttgacaaaatcacgcgtcgtCGGGGATGGCACTGGGTATACTTGTACCGTACGTCTTGTTGCAGTATATACTGCACTTTTAAAACGTGTGAGTgtcgtttttgtcaaacttaaaacctaaaattgctaaaagtggctccgaagccgtaacgtttcgtgtgctctgcctacccgatttgggaatacaggcgtgatgtttgtgtgtgtgtgtgcgagtGCGTAGGTACGTATCTGTATTTAACTTAAGACTGTTTTTTAGATAAATTAATGTAGATAGAccgaaataatttaatataataacgtATCAAATGGAATCAAGTGAAATAAAAAGATGCTTTATAAATCGCTATTGGTCTTTTAATTTCCTCTTTTCACTCATCTTCGGAGATACACAGAATAAATCTATGATTAATTTTGTAGTACCTAATACTATACTAGTAAACTTACCACAAAATAAGGATGGACCCTTTATCGGACCTCTTTGAAAACAtttcatttaggggctgtttcaccatccattgattagcgttaacagacggttaaatgtgatgccgtctccgtctattcgaacaaaacaaataaagacggcatcacacctaaccgccagttaacactaatcaatggatggtgaaacagccccttagtaaaaaaaagttcatggaaaaaagttaatttagaaTATTATAAGAACTTGTAAGTGTcctcacaaaaaaatatatacaaccgaattgataacctcccttttttgaagtctgttaaaacttaaaaagtCAAGGGACAATAGTTTTAACTTTCAAATAAGAACAAACCTTTTAATTCTATTtacagtattttatttcatacagcatttataaataaaaacaaaaaatattcttgtCACTTCTCATTATTTTACatatacaataaattaaacatagaTTCAAGCATGCTGACTgttcaataaatataatacaagtATTACCATCGATAGCCACAATTATTATCCTTCCTTACACTTTACCACGTTTAGAAATcatcaatattaaaataaacctttcCTATATTCACACCTGAGTTGGTAAATGTAAATTAGCAAATATCACTAAAACAAATTCCTTACTGGACTTCAAGGTTGATTTAACAGTATTTTAGTACCAGCTCCATTCCAAAACACGCAAAACTTTATTCTTTATACAAATTGCTATGAGTTTGCAGCCCACTACAACggcatgtaggtacagtcatgaGCTCTAATTGgcgacccattcaaaatcgaaTATCTGCcatcttgtattttatttttacaaaatggatCAGATTATAGATTGTGAGCGTATTATGACCGGCCAGTCACAGACGAAGCATGGGAAGAGACTTCAGACCGGTGCTTGCGAGAGGAAGTACGCttttgtatacaatacaatacaataactctttattgcacaacaACACAGTCAACAGTACATTCAAggacaaagatatcgacacggccaaagttacaaaaatatgtatacacgactttatgcacttaacattaaggccgtgtatacatatttttgcaactttggccgtgtcgatatctttgcctttgactgtacagaaaacacaggtacatACAtggagattttctaaggtaagcaataggcgaccatatcgcttcagagcgatctcttccaggcaacctttacaatggacagatgTAAGGAATACATtgtagcaggtggtgcaatttacagtagattagagcaataCCAACGCTAATTTTATGCCGATGAGAGAAGAATTCCAACGGTGCGTCATCGCGTAAACGGTCTCGACGGTGTATAAATGCGTTCACTGGGTGCGGGCTGCAATTATGGCGCCCGAGAGggttacagcagggctactacgaaactcgaagttcgtgtcgtgcggaccccctgacacttatactatttaatacgagagcgagagggaccgcacgacacgaacttcgagtttcgtagtagccctgcagacatgGTGGAATGGAGTGGTGATACGGTACGGTgcactgaacaaaggcctttaGCGGGCCAATGCGATGGCGacgtaaggaaaataataacaatttgatGTCTATTGGAATACAGATTATAcgtttaaaaacattgtaatatAAAATAGAATATTATAAAGCGGAATgctattgcacataaaaatttcattaaaaataatgtgaatgGACAACACGTTTGCGCAAAGTCATAGCATAACAGTTTATTTTTTGGCGTACCATATCTGTGGTTATCGCCGACGAGAAACGAGAAAATGAACATTtgtagtatatttatttatttcggggatccCGGAAACAGCttcttacaaaaacttattagttTCTAGCTCCTATTCGTCTCTTGGTAATCCTCGGCGACAGGACAACTGTCATGGTCCAGGAACATACGTCGTTTTTACTTGTAACTTCTACTTTCTTTGAAAAACAAACATGAAACTGTCAATCAATGCTAGACTTACATAACTGAGTAGCGAGCTATAAAACTAAGTCTTCACACTACACAgaattaatgataataatgagaGAAATATCATGTACATTTCGTGCGACAATTACAGTCCCAATCCCAAATCTTAAGGCCATCACTTAGGGGAATACAAATACAATCCTGATATTAATGCGCATAgtctttttttttgagttttcaCAGAACATTCCAAATAAATGTACCCTAAACTCTTTATTAATCACAAcaacaacgcatctgcaatccccctggtgttgcaggtgtctatgggcggtggtgatctcttatcatcaggagacccacttgctcgtttgccatccagtcgaataaaaaaaaaacaaattttctgAACTTCGTTACTATCTTTACTGACTAAATTAAAGGAGGTTGAAAATGGCCTGAATGGCTTAGATTCGACCGACCACGAACGAGCCTtcgttttgctcgacttggcgggggcactgccgtgctcCGAGATACAGTCAAAACCTTTTCTAACGACATATCAGGTATAATAACAACCAAAAAGAAGTCTCTAAACAACCTTATACATTTAAATAACACTAGTTACAACGACCAACTGTTTTTAACGACCAAATATAACTATTCTTTCGATATTCTTATGGTTTTGCCTGTATACTGCTTCTTAGCCACATAGGTGCCTCGCGCGTTAAGCTCGTATGAAATTTCTATTCTTATAATTAGTTCTGTGTCAcactatttaatttaggctCAAAGTTAAATTAAGTTGGCAACACTACGTAAGGCTTGGCTCCGTGGGGGCATCGTCTTCTACCGGGTGGCCGAGCGATGCTAGCTTAGTCTTGTATTCGTTTATTTTCATGTCCTGAAAACCCAAATACAATAGGTTAGATGACATTTCAACTGAAATAGGGTACATTtaatgtaaacatatttttggcgGTAAGTGTCTTTAATACAGTGACACTACGGTTTTCAAACATTGTTATACTCTTTATTATAAGGGGATGTATTACCAACCGACAAACCACTCTGTTCACCTGGTTGGgtggttagtattttttttttcttaactgacAACCTGCCCGGTTTGTTGGTTAgtaatataacttttttattactaaccGAACAACTATCTACGGATTAACTAATGGTTTGTAATAAGCAAGTGACAAACCATTAGTAGGAGAaccttgatatttttttccattttcataACCAGAACCTCCTGTTAATGTATGGTCTCCTGGTATTtcgagtatatttatttattttatagagttactttttatttcataatgtaCTGAATTAAAACATGTATTTCTGAACTTAtagaattactttttatttcataatgtaCTGAGTATAATTTGAAAAATGTAATGTTTCTGAACTATGctgtgctgactgtacattttaaagcaaaatacaCTTCTGCCGTCCTAAGCAAAAAGGACGCATCTGACTATGAGACTAATTGTAAACGACACTACTGAAAAAATATGAACTGACTAACCAGGTTGTTGGTTGAGAAATAAATACATCAACCGACCAACCAATTTgtcagttaagaaaaaaaataccaaccACCCAACCAGGTGGACAGTGTGGTTTGTCGGTTGGTAATACATCGACAATTCCCCTTTTCGCCTTACGGGTATTATTGTAACACCGTGTAAAAcaataa is a window of Choristoneura fumiferana chromosome 23, NRCan_CFum_1, whole genome shotgun sequence DNA encoding:
- the LOC141441325 gene encoding vesicle transport through interaction with t-SNAREs homolog 1A-like translates to MATLIQSYEQQYSVLTADITSKIGRLKLGNEDNRDQVTREIQANFEEANDLLEQLELESRGGAAGSRVAAYRAELQRVRDEYRSIASSAGVYTDAEDNFEDWTSNDQRQKLLDNTERLERTGKSLTEGYRVVLETEQIGAAVLQDLSLQRETIQRSRGRLRETDEQLNRSSRLMNSMIMRSLQDRFVLVMVFLVLGVLLCIGLYFYVT